One Streptomonospora salina genomic window, TGGTTCGCCTCCTACGCCCCCACCGACGATCCGCAGTTCGCCGTGGTGGCGATGATCCCGGAGGCCGGAACCGGAGGCTCCGCCGCGGCGCCGCTGGTACGCGAGATCTACGAAGGCATCTACGGCTTCGCCGACAGCGGCGAGGCCGCGCTCGCCTCGGGCGCACCGGCCGCATCCCTGCCGAAGGTCCGCGAGGACGGCACCATCTCGTCGCCGGAGGAGCAGTGACCATGACCGCTGGCGGTAGACGATGACCACCGTTTCCGGCCCGCATCCGGGCCCGCCGAGCCTTGCCGACCGCGCAGGTCGGATGGTCGCCGCCGTGGCGCCGCGCCGTTTCGACTGGCCGATGCTGGCCGCCGTCGCCGCGCTGTCGGCGATCAGCTGCGTGCTGGTGTGGTCGGCCACCTACGACCCCGCCGACCCGGACGGCGCCCTGGGCTTCGTCCGGCGCCAAGCCCTCCATCTGGCCGTCGGCGCCGTGGCGCTCCTGGTGACGGCGGCGGTGGACTTCCGCGTCTCCCGGGCTTATGCGCCCGTCGTCTACCTCGCCGCCGTACTGGGGCTGGCCCTGGTGCTGACGCCGCTGGGCGAGACCATCAACGGTTCGCGCTCCTGGCTGGTGGTGGCCGGATTGCAGATGCAGCCCGGCGAGATCGCCAAGCTGGGCCTGGTGCTGGCCGCGGCGATGCTGCTGGGTGAACCCCGCGACGGCGAGTTCGCTCCGACCACCCGCGACGTCCTCTTCAGCCTCGCGGTTCTGGCGGCCCCGCTGGGGTTGATCCTCGCCCAACCCGACCTGGGCACCGCCATGGTGCTGACGGCGACCTACCTGGGCATGCTCGCGCTGTCGGGCGCGCCCGCGCGGTGGGTGGCCGGACTCGTCGGCTCGGGTGTGCTCGCCGCGTTCAGCGTCTGGTGGTTCGGCCTGCTCGAGGAGTACCAGCTGCAGCGCTTCACCACGTTCGTCGATCCGGGTTCGGACCCGCGCGGCGCCGGATACAACGCCAACCAGTCGATGATCGCGGTGGGCTCCGGCGGCCTCAACGGCACCGGACTGCTCGAAGGCGAGCACACCCGCGGCCGGTTCGTCCCCGAGCAGCACACCGACTTCATCTTCACCGTGGCGGGCGAGGAACTGGGATTCGTCGGCGGGATCGCCGTCATCGGGCTGCTCGCGTTCGTGCTGTGGCGGATCCTGCGCACGGCGGGCCGCAGCGGGGAGCCCTACGCCCGCCTGGTCTGCGTCGGCGCCGCGGCCTGGCTGGGTTTTCAGGGCCTGATCAACATCGGTATGACGCTGGGCGTGGCGCCGATCACCGGCATCCCGCTGCCGTTCGTGTCCTACGGCGGAACCGCGGCCGTGGCCAATCTCGCGCTGCTGGGACTGGTGCTCAACGTGCACGCTCGCGAGCACGGCGTCCACTGACCGGCCGCGCCGCCGGGCACGGGCACCGGACGACTGCAAGGCGGGCGCGTCGCGTGTGGCTAAGCTGGAGAGTTCCTAAGGATTCCGCGACAGCCGACGCAGGGGAACCACCATGCCCATCGAAAGCGTGTTTTCGCAGCTTGAAGCGTTGCTTCCGAGCGTGCAGAAACCGGTCCAGTACGTCGGGGGCGAACTCAACTCCGTCGTGGCCGACTGGGACGACGCCGAAGTCCGCTGGGCGCTGATGTACCCCGACTCCTACGAGGTGGGCGCCCCCAACCAGGGCGTGCAGATCCTCTACGAGGTCCTCAACGAACGCGAGGGCGTGCTGGCCGAACGGACCTACGCGGTCGGCTCCGACCTGGAGGCGCTGATGCGTGAGCACGGCCTGCCCCAGTTCACGGTCGACGCGCACCGGCCCGTGGGCGCGTTCGACGTTCTCGGTATCAGCTTCGCCAGTGAAATGGGCTATACCAACATGCTCACCGCACTGGACCTGGCGGGGATTCCGCTGGACTCGGCCGACCGCACCGACGACCACCCGGTCGTGTTCGCGGGCGGGCACTCCGCGTTCAACCCCGAGCCCATCGCCGACTTCCTCGACGCCGTCGTCCTGGGCGACGGCGAGGAGATCACGCTGGCCGTCACCGAGGTCGTGCGCGAGTGGAAACGCGAAGGCCGGCCCGGTGGGCGCGACGGTCTGCTGCTGCGGCTGGCCGAGGGCGGCGGCGTGTACGTGCCGCGCTTCTACGACGTCACCTACCTTCCCGACGGGCGCATCGAGGCCTACACCCCCAACCGCGCGGGCGTGCCCGGGACCGTGCACAAGCACACGGTCATGGACCTCGACACG contains:
- the rodA gene encoding rod shape-determining protein RodA; this encodes MTTVSGPHPGPPSLADRAGRMVAAVAPRRFDWPMLAAVAALSAISCVLVWSATYDPADPDGALGFVRRQALHLAVGAVALLVTAAVDFRVSRAYAPVVYLAAVLGLALVLTPLGETINGSRSWLVVAGLQMQPGEIAKLGLVLAAAMLLGEPRDGEFAPTTRDVLFSLAVLAAPLGLILAQPDLGTAMVLTATYLGMLALSGAPARWVAGLVGSGVLAAFSVWWFGLLEEYQLQRFTTFVDPGSDPRGAGYNANQSMIAVGSGGLNGTGLLEGEHTRGRFVPEQHTDFIFTVAGEELGFVGGIAVIGLLAFVLWRILRTAGRSGEPYARLVCVGAAAWLGFQGLINIGMTLGVAPITGIPLPFVSYGGTAAVANLALLGLVLNVHAREHGVH